The Nitrospira sp. genome includes a region encoding these proteins:
- a CDS encoding transporter substrate-binding domain-containing protein, with protein sequence MQWINPKGRSLRSLHNGNLSYWRYPLLLGLVPLLLQGCGLLYDAASMIQPLNRDELSAICVRGKVRIGISVEPFRPFVFPAVYTDQGIRVTGLDIELIRDVADALTSHCGSSTPIVPTLHLTRFPDLFIKMNEGQLDLFVSSVSGTVPGTKPTGLWFSAPYLRDDGVGAISQGSEVAERLSTQFRKQNGQWDTLAAVQEGFAGLTVAVQKGRSAHLYAKANLNKIRLVVCDSLPAAIEMKDPHIDVILSDYSIIRYVTKRVWHDWQPLSRIDGAPLMLTTGDLSFVTSEEHRHLQWFLNNLVFRLEESGRLQQMRKRWIEEEYAPTRRATTEGLPLEITQVPEHYDQGQCRLSDER encoded by the coding sequence ATGCAATGGATTAATCCCAAAGGACGATCCCTCAGGTCGCTGCACAATGGGAATCTCAGCTATTGGCGGTATCCTCTCCTGCTGGGATTGGTCCCTCTCCTCCTACAAGGCTGCGGACTGCTCTACGATGCCGCAAGCATGATCCAGCCATTGAACCGAGATGAACTCTCTGCGATCTGTGTGCGTGGGAAAGTGCGCATCGGTATTTCGGTTGAACCATTTCGCCCATTTGTCTTTCCTGCAGTCTACACGGACCAGGGCATTCGGGTGACTGGCTTGGATATCGAACTGATCCGAGACGTCGCCGACGCACTCACCTCTCATTGCGGCAGCTCAACACCTATCGTTCCGACCTTGCATCTCACCAGATTTCCTGATCTCTTCATCAAGATGAACGAAGGACAACTCGATCTCTTCGTCTCATCCGTCAGCGGAACCGTTCCCGGAACAAAGCCGACCGGCTTGTGGTTTTCCGCCCCATATCTTCGTGACGATGGGGTGGGGGCCATCTCCCAAGGATCTGAAGTGGCAGAACGCCTGTCGACACAATTTCGAAAACAGAACGGACAGTGGGATACGCTCGCAGCCGTTCAGGAAGGATTTGCCGGTCTGACCGTCGCAGTTCAGAAAGGACGATCGGCTCACCTGTATGCCAAAGCCAATCTCAACAAGATTCGTTTGGTGGTCTGTGATTCACTTCCCGCCGCAATCGAAATGAAAGACCCGCATATCGATGTCATCCTTTCTGACTATTCCATCATCAGGTATGTGACGAAGCGGGTCTGGCACGACTGGCAGCCCTTGTCACGAATCGACGGTGCCCCCCTGATGTTGACAACTGGTGACCTTTCCTTTGTGACGAGCGAAGAACACAGACATTTACAATGGTTTTTGAACAATCTAGTCTTTCGGTTGGAGGAATCCGGACGCCTTCAACAGATGCGCAAACGATGGATCGAGGAGGAATATGCCCCCACTCGACGCGCAACCACAGAGGGATTGCCGCTGGAAATCACGCAGGTTC